Proteins found in one Pseudomonas marvdashtae genomic segment:
- a CDS encoding thioesterase family protein, with the protein MPALTTYQTRILPEWVDYNGHLRDAFYLLIFSYATDALMDRLGLDSQSREASGHSLFTLELHLNYLHEVKLGADVEVHTQIIGHDAKRLHLYHSLHLAGGDKELAGNEQMLLHVDLAGPRSTPFTELTLGRLKTLLDSQADLPTPTYTGRVIALPPAR; encoded by the coding sequence ATGCCCGCCCTCACCACCTACCAAACCCGCATCCTCCCCGAATGGGTCGACTACAACGGCCATTTGCGCGATGCCTTCTACCTGCTGATCTTCAGCTACGCCACCGACGCGCTGATGGACCGACTCGGCCTCGACAGCCAGAGCCGCGAAGCCAGCGGCCACTCGTTGTTCACCCTCGAACTGCACCTCAATTACTTGCACGAAGTGAAGCTCGGCGCCGATGTCGAGGTGCACACGCAGATCATCGGCCACGACGCCAAACGCTTGCATCTCTACCACAGCCTGCATCTGGCCGGCGGTGATAAAGAGCTGGCCGGCAATGAACAGATGTTGCTGCATGTCGACCTGGCCGGCCCGCGCTCGACGCCCTTCACCGAACTTACCCTGGGCCGACTCAAGACCCTGTTGGATAGCCAAGCCGACCTGCCGACACCGACCTACACCGGTCGGGTCATCGCCCTGCCCCCCGCCCGATAA
- a CDS encoding L-carnitine dehydrogenase codes for MRFITDIKTFAALGSGVIGSGWVSRALAHGLDVVAWDPAPGAEAALRKRVANAWGALEKQGLVAGASQGRLRFVATIEECVRDADFIQESAPERLELKLELHAQISAAAKPNALIGSSTSGLLPSEFYENATHPDRCVVGHPFNPVYLLPLVEVVGGKNTAPEAVQAAMRVYESLGMRPLHVRKEVPGFIADRLLEALWREALHLINDGVATTGEIDDAIRFGAGLRWSFMGTFLTYTLAGGDAGMRHFMAQFGPALQLPWTYLPAPELTEKLIDDVVDGTSEQLGSHSISALERYRDDCLLAVLEAVKTTKEKHGMAFAE; via the coding sequence ATCAAGACATTCGCTGCTCTGGGCAGCGGCGTGATTGGCAGCGGCTGGGTCAGCCGCGCCCTGGCCCATGGCCTGGACGTGGTCGCCTGGGACCCGGCGCCCGGTGCCGAGGCCGCCTTGCGCAAACGCGTTGCCAACGCTTGGGGCGCCCTTGAGAAACAAGGCTTGGTCGCCGGCGCCTCGCAGGGCCGGTTGCGCTTCGTCGCCACCATCGAAGAATGCGTGCGCGATGCCGACTTCATCCAGGAAAGCGCCCCCGAGCGGCTGGAACTCAAGCTCGAACTGCACGCCCAGATCAGCGCCGCGGCCAAACCCAATGCGCTGATCGGTTCTAGCACCTCGGGACTGCTGCCAAGCGAGTTCTATGAGAACGCCACCCACCCGGACCGCTGTGTGGTCGGGCACCCGTTCAACCCGGTTTATCTGTTGCCGCTGGTGGAAGTGGTCGGCGGCAAAAACACCGCGCCCGAAGCCGTGCAAGCAGCGATGCGGGTGTATGAATCACTCGGCATGCGTCCATTGCACGTGCGCAAGGAAGTCCCCGGCTTCATCGCCGACCGGCTGCTCGAAGCGCTGTGGCGCGAAGCCCTGCACCTGATCAACGACGGTGTCGCCACCACCGGGGAAATCGACGATGCCATCCGTTTTGGCGCCGGCCTGCGCTGGTCATTCATGGGCACGTTCCTGACTTACACCCTGGCCGGCGGCGATGCCGGCATGCGCCATTTCATGGCCCAGTTCGGCCCGGCGTTGCAACTGCCCTGGACCTATCTGCCGGCGCCGGAGCTGACCGAGAAGCTGATCGACGATGTGGTGGACGGCACGAGCGAGCAATTGGGCAGCCACAGCATTTCGGCCCTGGAACGCTATCGTGATGATTGCCTGCTGGCAGTGCTGGAGGCGGTGAAGACCACCAAAGAAAAGCATGGGATGGCCTTCGCCGAGTAA
- a CDS encoding gamma-butyrobetaine dioxygenase has protein sequence MNTAAAVADFRRYPLVQALTAATPLADRVQVTWADGRVSPFHHQWLRDNCPCPQCVYSVTREQVLEIVDVPEDVGPCEISIDDAGHLCVVWQGGHQSLFDPGWLRAHAYDDHSRAERLANKPRRQLWQHDLKLPVFEYQALMVDTDALLQWLLALRDIGLTQVRGVPTEPGSLKQIAQRISFIRESNFGVLFNVQSKADADSNAYTAFNLPLHSDLPTRELQPGLQFLHCLVNDADGGESIFVDGFAIAEALRQEDCEAFDALCQIPVEFRNKDRHSDYRCLAPIIALDALGQVTEIRMANFLRGPFDTSVEQMPRFYRAYRRFIALTREPRFRLVQRLEPGQLWCFDNRRTLHARNAFDPNSGARHFQGCYVDRDELLSRILVLQR, from the coding sequence ATGAACACCGCTGCCGCTGTCGCCGACTTCCGACGCTATCCGCTTGTCCAGGCATTGACCGCTGCGACCCCCTTGGCCGACCGGGTACAGGTCACGTGGGCCGACGGCCGGGTCAGCCCGTTCCACCATCAGTGGCTAAGGGACAACTGCCCGTGCCCGCAATGCGTCTACAGCGTTACCCGCGAGCAGGTCCTGGAGATCGTCGATGTTCCGGAGGACGTGGGCCCCTGCGAAATCAGCATCGACGATGCGGGCCACCTGTGTGTGGTTTGGCAGGGTGGCCACCAAAGCCTGTTCGACCCGGGCTGGTTGCGCGCCCATGCGTATGACGACCATTCCAGGGCCGAACGCCTGGCGAACAAGCCGCGCCGCCAGCTGTGGCAGCATGACCTGAAACTGCCGGTGTTCGAATACCAGGCACTGATGGTGGACACCGACGCGTTGCTGCAATGGCTTCTGGCGCTGCGCGACATCGGCCTGACCCAAGTACGCGGCGTGCCCACCGAACCCGGCTCGCTGAAACAGATCGCCCAGCGCATTTCGTTTATCCGTGAGAGCAATTTCGGCGTGCTGTTCAACGTGCAGTCCAAGGCCGATGCCGACAGCAACGCCTACACCGCTTTCAACCTGCCGCTGCACAGCGACCTGCCGACTCGGGAATTGCAGCCGGGCCTGCAGTTCTTGCATTGCCTGGTGAACGACGCCGACGGCGGCGAGAGTATCTTTGTCGACGGCTTTGCCATTGCCGAGGCACTGCGCCAAGAGGATTGCGAAGCGTTCGATGCGCTTTGCCAGATCCCGGTGGAATTTCGCAACAAGGATCGCCACAGCGACTACCGCTGCCTGGCGCCGATCATCGCGCTGGATGCGCTGGGGCAAGTCACGGAAATCCGCATGGCGAACTTCCTGCGCGGGCCGTTCGACACCTCGGTGGAACAGATGCCCAGGTTCTACCGCGCCTACCGCCGCTTCATCGCCCTGACCCGCGAGCCGCGATTTCGCCTGGTGCAGCGCCTCGAACCCGGCCAGCTGTGGTGCTTCGACAACCGCCGCACGCTTCATGCGCGCAACGCGTTCGACCCGAACTCCGGCGCACGGCATTTCCAGGGGTGCTATGTGGATCGGGATGAGTTGTTGTCGCGGATTCTGGTGTTGCAGCGCTAG